One Benincasa hispida cultivar B227 unplaced genomic scaffold, ASM972705v1 Contig285, whole genome shotgun sequence genomic region harbors:
- the LOC120069215 gene encoding NADH dehydrogenase (ubiquinone) complex I, assembly factor 6 isoform X1 — translation MHPVCSTIRWNDIWDVMNGAFASSSLRAAFSHCVQQVRNYDYHHYLCLLELPPEMRKAAFALRAFNVETSRAMDVATDPRIGLMRLVWWQEAIDKIYASKKIEHPIAQALSSVISENKISKLWLKRSVEARINDARREDTDIPGTIDELEKYAEDTASTLLYMTLQAGGIRSTAADHAASHIGKAGGLLLLLKSLPYHATRNRHFSYIPVKVAENHGLLAKQGGHIEIRLDSRESLCDAVFEMASVANAHLQKARDLARTVPREALPVLLQAVPAQVLLDSLRKVQFDVFDSRLQRGVLGVPHLWFQLRLKWSSWRGKY, via the exons ATGCATCCGGTTTGCTCAACAATAAG GTGGAATGACATTTGGGATGTGATGAATGGCGCTTTCGCATCCAGTAGCTTACGTGCTGCTTTTTCGCACTGTGTACAGCAAGTGCGAAACTATGACTACCATCACTACCTCTGCCTCCTCGAACTTCCCCCTGAGATGCGAAAGGCTGCATTCGCACTCCGGGCATTTAATGTCGAAACATCGAGAGCCATGGATGTTGCTACCGATCCCAGGATAGGTCTTATGCGACTTGTGTGGTGGCAGGAAGCTATTGACAAAATATATGCTAGTAAAAAGATTGAACATCCAATAGCACAGGCCCTTTCATCTGTGATATCTGAGAACAAAATTAGCAAACTGTGGTTGAAAAGGTCTGTCGAAGCTCGAATTAACGATGCCAGAAGGGAGGACACTGACATTCCAGGAACCATTGATGAACTAGAGAAATATGCTGAAGATACTGCATCAACACTACTCTACATGACCCTTCAAGCTGGTGGCATTAGGTCCACAGCAGCTGATCACGCTGCATCTCATATCGGTAAGGCTGGCGGGCTGCTCTTGTTGCTCAAGTCATTACCATATCATGCTACTCGAAATCGCCATTTTTCTTACATTCCTGTTAAAGTGGCCGAAAATCATGGTTTGCTGGCGAAACAGGGAGGGCATATTGAGATCCGCTTGGATTCGAGAGAGAGCTTATGTGATGCAGTTTTTGAGATGGCTTCTGTAGCCAATGCTCATTTGCAAAAAGCTCGTGACTTGGCCAGGACAGTGCCGAGGGAGGCTCTTCCTGTGCTTCTGCAGGCCGTGCCTGCTCAGGTTCTGTTGGATTCTTTAAGAAAGGTACAATTTGATGTTTTTGATTCAAGGTTACAACGCGGAGTTTTGGGTGTTCCTCATTTGTGGTTTCAACTTAGATTGAAGTGGTCTTCTTGGAGGGGAAAATActaa
- the LOC120069215 gene encoding NADH dehydrogenase (ubiquinone) complex I, assembly factor 6 isoform X2: MNGAFASSSLRAAFSHCVQQVRNYDYHHYLCLLELPPEMRKAAFALRAFNVETSRAMDVATDPRIGLMRLVWWQEAIDKIYASKKIEHPIAQALSSVISENKISKLWLKRSVEARINDARREDTDIPGTIDELEKYAEDTASTLLYMTLQAGGIRSTAADHAASHIGKAGGLLLLLKSLPYHATRNRHFSYIPVKVAENHGLLAKQGGHIEIRLDSRESLCDAVFEMASVANAHLQKARDLARTVPREALPVLLQAVPAQVLLDSLRKVQFDVFDSRLQRGVLGVPHLWFQLRLKWSSWRGKY, from the coding sequence ATGAATGGCGCTTTCGCATCCAGTAGCTTACGTGCTGCTTTTTCGCACTGTGTACAGCAAGTGCGAAACTATGACTACCATCACTACCTCTGCCTCCTCGAACTTCCCCCTGAGATGCGAAAGGCTGCATTCGCACTCCGGGCATTTAATGTCGAAACATCGAGAGCCATGGATGTTGCTACCGATCCCAGGATAGGTCTTATGCGACTTGTGTGGTGGCAGGAAGCTATTGACAAAATATATGCTAGTAAAAAGATTGAACATCCAATAGCACAGGCCCTTTCATCTGTGATATCTGAGAACAAAATTAGCAAACTGTGGTTGAAAAGGTCTGTCGAAGCTCGAATTAACGATGCCAGAAGGGAGGACACTGACATTCCAGGAACCATTGATGAACTAGAGAAATATGCTGAAGATACTGCATCAACACTACTCTACATGACCCTTCAAGCTGGTGGCATTAGGTCCACAGCAGCTGATCACGCTGCATCTCATATCGGTAAGGCTGGCGGGCTGCTCTTGTTGCTCAAGTCATTACCATATCATGCTACTCGAAATCGCCATTTTTCTTACATTCCTGTTAAAGTGGCCGAAAATCATGGTTTGCTGGCGAAACAGGGAGGGCATATTGAGATCCGCTTGGATTCGAGAGAGAGCTTATGTGATGCAGTTTTTGAGATGGCTTCTGTAGCCAATGCTCATTTGCAAAAAGCTCGTGACTTGGCCAGGACAGTGCCGAGGGAGGCTCTTCCTGTGCTTCTGCAGGCCGTGCCTGCTCAGGTTCTGTTGGATTCTTTAAGAAAGGTACAATTTGATGTTTTTGATTCAAGGTTACAACGCGGAGTTTTGGGTGTTCCTCATTTGTGGTTTCAACTTAGATTGAAGTGGTCTTCTTGGAGGGGAAAATActaa